One window from the genome of Poecilia reticulata strain Guanapo linkage group LG9, Guppy_female_1.0+MT, whole genome shotgun sequence encodes:
- the cox6a1 gene encoding cytochrome c oxidase subunit 6A1, mitochondrial, with product MAAFGRFSQMLLRSSLTQTRRQLSAAAGHGGDSAKTWKILSFVVALPGVAVCMLNTFLKEQEHSHDAPPEFVPYTHLRIRTKRFPWGDGNKTLFHNSHVNALPDGYEGHD from the exons ATGGCGGCCTTCGGACGTTTCTCTCAGATGTTGTTGAGGTCTTCTTTGACTCAAACCCGGCGTCAGCTCTCAGCTGCCGCTGGACATGGCGGGGACTCGG CTAAAACATGGAAGATCCTCAGCTTTGTGGTTGCGCTGCCTGGTGTCGCAGTGTGCATGCTGAACACCTTCTTGAAGGAGCAGGAGCACAGCCATGATGCACCACCAGAGTTTGTCCCATACACCCACCTTCGCATTCGCACCAAG CGTTTCCCCTGGGGAGATGGCAACAAAACCCTCTTCCACAACTCTCATGTGAATGCACTTCCAGATGGCTATGAGGGCCATGACTAA
- the LOC103469700 gene encoding uncharacterized protein LOC103469700: MMMMMMNADRDYQMNKKQERAHFFSSKEQELILKLYEEEREILTAKSNTTSASKLREEAWQRIADKINAVSDSGYKRTWQQVKVKHKNIIQTAKRKRAEVLRTEGGSGSPSLTSAEEDGVHSRESTMRVEVLPGGACIGPIGGSDSSFMSVSGHPVLLLPVTKTEPESLSGDETDISEAHFDGDVQNSSFQEVGNPAGATSRTRRAEKQTDELRTLYCCYLKKEMENRDQEMAYRALKMKKLEKEILLLDKQLI, encoded by the exons atgatgatgatgatgatgaacgCAGACAGAG ATTACcagatgaataaaaagcagGAGAGGGCTCATTTCTTCAGCTCCAAGGAGCAAGAACTTATTTTGAAGTTGTATGAAGAAGAGCGAGAGATCCTAACAGCCAAGTCCAACACAACCAGCGCCTCCAAGCTGAGGGAGGAAGCCTGGCAGAGGATTGCTGATAAAATAAATGC GGTTTCAGACAGTGGCTACAAAAGAACATGGCAGCAAGTGAAAGTCAAACACAAGAACATCATCCAAACAG caaaaagaaaaagggccGAGGTGCTGAGGACCGAGGGCGGGTCGGGAAGCCCCTCTCTGACCTCAGCAGAGGAAGACGGGGTGCACAGCAGAGAAAGCACCATGAGGGTGGAGGTCCTACCAGGAGGCGCCTGCATCGGCCCCATCGGTGGATCCGATAGCTCCTTTATGAGTG TGTCAGGCCATCCGGTCCTCCTCCTGCCCGTCACAAAGACGGAACCAGAGAGCCTGAGCGGCGATGAGACGGACATCAGTGAGGCTCATTTTGATGGG gatGTGCAGAACAGCAGTTTTCAGGAGGTCGGCAACCCAGCAGGGGCTACAAGCAGGACCAGACGTGCTGAG AAGCAGACTGATGAACTAAGGACCCTTTACTGCTGTTACCTCAAAAAGGAGATGGAGAATCGGGACCAGGAGATGGCCTACAGAGCACTGAAGATGAAGAAGCTGGAAAAGGAAATCCTGTTACTGGATAAACAGCTGATTTGA
- the LOC103469698 gene encoding LOW QUALITY PROTEIN: C-type lectin domain family 4 member A-like (The sequence of the model RefSeq protein was modified relative to this genomic sequence to represent the inferred CDS: inserted 2 bases in 1 codon) codes for METRYQPFSTTDSSLDQADPNISQQTGKTSMLSEFLSELLQTSRNQSVKFXCVFSGMKRILTYILYSVPLLLLLILLLVIGVIFSQMKKEMTDVKLQLQIINNRGPMSLCTSGPTDAKQVLMERIVPVRGTCKEGWASFQGSCYLLSTTTTVWQQAEDQCRSSGGHLLVLNNAEELDYISGIVDIKYSYWIGLVERQHEGHWSWVDGTDFGSTPTFWDQGQPDNWDFRVNGEDCGQLHASVNRKRKLWNDADCSLGYRYICEAKA; via the exons ATGGAAACTCGGTATCAACCGTTTAGCACAACGGACAGCAGCTTGGATCAAGCAGATCCCAATATCAGCCAACAAACAGGTAAAACCTCCATGTTGTCTGAATTTCTTTCTGAGTTACTTCAGACATCGAGAAATCAGAGTGTgaaatt gtgtgtgttttcagggaTGAAGAGAATATTGACGTATATCCTCTACAGcgtgccgctgctgctgcttttgatTCTGCTCTTGGTCATAGGGGTCATAT TCTCTCAGATGAAGAAGGAAATGACTGATGTCAAACTACAACTCCAGATCATCAACAATAGAGGACCAATGTCCTTATGTACttcag GTCCTACAGATGCAAAACAAGTCCTGATGGAGAGAATTGTTCCAGTTAGAG GAACTTGCAAGGAGGGCTGGGCGAGTTTCCAGGGCAGCTGTTACCTGCtttccaccaccaccaccgtcTGGCAACAAGCCGAAGATCAGTGTAGATCATCTGGAGGACACCTGCTAGTTCTTAACAATGCGGAGGAACTG GACTACATTTCAGGCATAGTTGACATCAAGTATTCCTACTGGATCGGACTTGTGGAGCGACAGCATGAGGGCCACTGGAGCTGGGTGGATGGAACCGACTTTGGCTCGACCCCAAC ATTCTGGGACCAGGGTCAACCTGACAACTGGGACTTCAGAGTGAACGGAGAGGACTGTGGGCAGCTGCATGCCTCTGTGAACCGCAAGCGCAAGCTGTGGAACGATGCAGACTGTAGCCTGGGCTACAGG